Part of the Benincasa hispida cultivar B227 chromosome 11, ASM972705v1, whole genome shotgun sequence genome, GTATTTTAGGATCTGTTTAACAATTGTTAGAGGATTTGTctttggattagactgatatctagcACATACGCCCACATCGTAAGCAATGTCTGGACGACTAGCTACTAAATACAGTAGACTTCCAATCATGCTTCTGTATAAGCTTTCATCAACATTTATAGCATTGGAGTCTTTGGTAGGTTCTGCATGAGTTGAAGCTGGAGTGTGTTTGGGACTAGCGTTTTCAAGGCCAAACTTTTGAAGCATGTTTCTAGCATACTTACTTTTGGATATAAATATCCCATCAGAGAGTTGTTTACcttgaagaccaagaaaataTATTAGCTCTCCCACCATGCTCATTTCGAATTTAGTTTTCATCTGATGAACAAACTAATTTATTAGAGATTGTGGTGATCTGCTAAAtacaatgtcatcaacatatatctaGGCAATTATAAAATCTCCTACTATTCTCTTTATCAACAAGGTTTTATCAAAACTCCCTCTGTAATATCCCTTATATAACAAGAATTATGTTAATCTCTCATACTAAGCTCTTAGGGCTTGCTTTAATCCATAGAAGGCTTTCTGAAGTCTGTAAACATGTTGAGTACATGACGGGTCTGTAAACCCCTTCAGTTGTTTAACATAAACCTCTTCATTCAGCATACCATTCAAAAAGACGCTTTTAACATCCATTTGGcacaatttaaatttgagcATACAGGATACTCCAAGAAGTAGATGAATAGCATCCAATTGAGCCACATGGGCAAAGGTCTCATCAAAGTCAACATCTTCCACCTGAGTGTATCCTTGAGCAACAAGTCAAGCTTTATTGCAAGTGACAGTTCCATGTTCATCGGATTTATTTTTGAAGATCCATTTTATTCCAATAACATTTGGATACTGTGACGAGGAACTAATTCTCATACCtcattttgttgaaattaactTAACACTTCATGCATAGCATTCGTCAAAAATTCATCTTTCAGAGCTTCATCGACGTTCTTTGGCTCGATAGGAAAGGTGAAATAAACGTTCTTGATCAGTTTGAGATAGTCCACTTTCTCGTTTTTGCAAGTACGGACAATTGTATTTAACTCACTAATTATGTTACTGAGAGGATAATTCTTTTGAGCACGACTGGATATAGGAAACATCTCGTTCTCTACACCAATCAGTTTAGAATTATCACTTTCACACACATTGTTGCACGATGGAATGGGGGAACTGATGTCACTAGCATCGAGAGCAACATAAGAAGTATCGTTATGATCTTCATAATTTTTACAGGAATTCTCAGTATTTTGAAAGTCATCAACTACGACATTAATGGATTCCATAACATTTCAAGTGCGCTTCTTAAAAAAACGATAAGCACGACTGTTAGATGAGTACCCTAGAAATATACCTTCATCAGCTTTAGTATCCCATTTCTTTCTAGAATCTCGATCTGAGAGAATATAGCAGGTACTCCCAAACACATGAAAATACTTAACATTTGGCTTGTTACCTTTCCAAATTTCGTAGTTTGTACTTAGAGTGCTAGGCCGAATAGagatttggttttaaatatgaCAAGCTGTATTCAAAGCTTTAGCTTGAAAGTGTAGAGGCACACGTTTTCCATGCAACATAGTTCTTGCCATTTCCTAAAGAGtacgatttttcctttcaacaACATCATTCTATAGAGGGATTGTAGGAAAAGAGAACTCATGTTGAATACCTTCTAAGTTACAAAAGGTTTCAAATTGAGAGTTTTTGAACTCTTTACCATGATCAGTCCTAATCCTCACAA contains:
- the LOC120090867 gene encoding uncharacterized mitochondrial protein AtMg00810-like encodes the protein MSMVGELIYFLGLQGKQLSDGIFISKSKYARNMLQKFGLENASPKHTPASTHAEPTKDSNAINVDESLYRSMIGSLLYLVASRPDIAYDVGVCARYQSNPKTNPLTIVKQILKYISGTVDYDLLYSSDSCWN